A genomic window from Chitinophaga pollutisoli includes:
- a CDS encoding prolyl oligopeptidase family serine peptidase, translating to MFHLSEKHIPATLTCIFLLFASTVTGQQLTDTVKLKATAFSTINSLVFLPDDYRVTNTNYPVIIYLHGKSKSGNDISKLRLEGVPYWISRGKKIQARNPADGKLYKFIVVSPQAPSWGLKPAEIERMLNDVASRYRIDPKRIYITGYSAGGWATVMALTEKPALTARFAAAVPMSVATIDDKNKKNFKMVADAKVHCWYLAGEGEPHFMEDCMKYVDSTNKYGPGLAKMTIVENFAHKSWISLYDPANKHGIGMNIYEWMLQYRK from the coding sequence ATGTTTCATTTATCAGAAAAGCATATTCCGGCTACACTTACCTGCATATTTCTTTTATTCGCGTCCACAGTTACTGGCCAACAATTGACAGATACCGTGAAGTTGAAAGCCACGGCCTTCAGTACCATCAATTCCCTGGTTTTTCTTCCGGACGATTACCGGGTCACCAACACCAATTACCCGGTGATCATTTATCTGCACGGAAAAAGCAAATCAGGCAACGATATCAGCAAATTGCGCCTCGAAGGTGTTCCCTACTGGATTAGCAGAGGAAAAAAGATCCAGGCGCGGAACCCGGCAGACGGCAAACTGTATAAATTCATCGTAGTGTCGCCGCAGGCGCCCAGCTGGGGCCTGAAGCCCGCCGAAATCGAAAGGATGTTGAACGATGTTGCGTCCCGCTATCGCATCGACCCGAAACGGATTTACATCACGGGTTACAGCGCCGGCGGATGGGCCACGGTAATGGCGCTTACGGAAAAGCCCGCGCTCACCGCAAGATTTGCCGCCGCCGTTCCGATGTCCGTTGCAACGATCGACGACAAAAACAAGAAAAATTTCAAAATGGTTGCGGATGCCAAAGTCCATTGCTGGTATCTGGCCGGAGAAGGAGAGCCGCACTTTATGGAAGATTGCATGAAGTATGTGGACAGTACCAACAAGTACGGTCCAGGATTGGCGAAGATGACGATCGTGGAGAACTTCGCGCACAAATCCTGGATTTCGCTCTACGACCCGGCTAACAAGCACGGCATCGGCATGAACATCTACGAATGGATGCTCCAATACCGCAAATAA
- a CDS encoding O-antigen ligase family protein: MKSLSAFILRHRTVSALVDTPVAWVLMALVAGGIAYAVSMIHEMVGLGIAVGLIGITITLICLFNTRLGFYIVTVIGFFMFYIKRMIPVDIPMGVVCDALLAVTFIGIYYRKTVLKEKLWKYSGNIITVMYGIYFCFLLIELFNPAMYSVDGWLFTVRKFLNFIMIYFVGLHIFSTRKDIVDYIKFWIILSALAGLYGCFQQWHGLLGFELNWVMADPIRYKLYFQGGDMRKFSFLSDPTAFGILMAHGVVFTLIIFLNTESKKYRRALFFAIIFMALGMAYSGTRTAYFMIPAALAIYVLMTITNKRTLFFAVGFLMFFCVLVFGPFYGNGTVNRIRSTFEMSDDESLNVRDENRAKIQPYIWKHPLGGGVATSGVQGLEYNPGHPLAGFPPDSGYLRTAIETGWLGLALTCSLYFTILYTGVRNYYRSKSKEFKIIYLGIVASIYAYIVANYAQVAIGQMPGGLFFYSALAIIVNLRGIEEASAKTNSDIIKTNAI, encoded by the coding sequence ATGAAATCGCTGTCTGCATTCATACTCCGCCACCGCACGGTGTCCGCCCTTGTGGATACGCCCGTTGCCTGGGTACTGATGGCCCTCGTGGCCGGCGGTATCGCTTACGCGGTGAGCATGATCCACGAGATGGTAGGTTTGGGAATCGCTGTGGGCCTCATCGGCATCACCATCACGCTGATCTGCCTGTTTAACACCCGTCTTGGTTTTTATATCGTGACGGTTATCGGGTTCTTCATGTTTTACATCAAGCGCATGATCCCGGTGGATATACCGATGGGCGTGGTTTGCGACGCATTGCTGGCGGTTACCTTCATCGGCATTTACTACCGCAAAACCGTGCTGAAGGAAAAACTTTGGAAATATTCCGGGAATATCATCACCGTTATGTACGGTATTTATTTCTGTTTTCTACTGATAGAGCTTTTCAACCCCGCGATGTATTCCGTGGATGGCTGGCTGTTTACGGTACGCAAGTTCCTCAACTTCATCATGATCTATTTCGTGGGCCTGCACATTTTCAGCACCCGCAAGGATATCGTCGACTATATCAAGTTCTGGATTATCCTTTCCGCATTGGCGGGGCTGTATGGCTGCTTCCAGCAATGGCATGGCTTGCTGGGCTTTGAGTTGAACTGGGTGATGGCGGATCCGATCCGGTATAAATTGTATTTCCAGGGCGGCGACATGCGGAAGTTCTCCTTCCTCTCCGACCCCACGGCTTTCGGCATCCTCATGGCGCATGGCGTGGTGTTTACACTGATTATATTCCTCAATACGGAAAGCAAGAAATACCGCAGGGCGCTGTTCTTCGCCATCATTTTCATGGCGCTGGGTATGGCTTACTCCGGGACGAGGACTGCCTATTTCATGATCCCCGCTGCGCTGGCGATTTATGTGCTGATGACCATCACGAACAAACGGACGCTCTTTTTCGCGGTGGGCTTCCTGATGTTCTTCTGCGTGCTGGTGTTCGGACCGTTCTACGGCAACGGCACCGTCAACCGTATCCGGTCCACTTTCGAGATGTCGGACGACGAGTCGTTGAACGTGCGCGACGAGAACCGGGCGAAGATACAGCCGTATATCTGGAAGCATCCGCTGGGCGGAGGCGTTGCCACCAGCGGTGTACAGGGGCTTGAGTATAATCCGGGGCACCCGCTCGCGGGGTTCCCGCCGGACAGTGGCTACCTCCGTACCGCGATAGAAACCGGGTGGCTGGGCCTCGCTTTGACCTGCAGCCTGTATTTCACCATCCTTTACACCGGCGTCCGGAACTATTACCGGAGCAAATCCAAAGAATTTAAAATCATATATCTCGGCATCGTCGCCAGTATTTACGCCTATATCGTCGCCAACTATGCGCAGGTTGCGATCGGGCAGATGCCGGGCGGGTTGTTCTTTTACAGCGCGCTGGCCATTATCGTCAACCTCCGAGGCATCGAGGAGGCTTCCGCAAAAACTAATTCTGACATAATAAAAACAAATGCAATATGA
- a CDS encoding TolC family protein, with protein sequence MHPSKRPPNQQAIKDKLVALALNNPAIRIRNAEREKSVSELNKATASWANYVTGSVNLNEITLKLKNIDDQNRTQLYYPLWNVGVMVPLGSLFTKGSDVKIARRNIDIATENQELAKRQITAIVLTKYQDYLTTKAQLAMQEEISDEDQAAFDQAEAKLAAGGITFEQYSNIAKKYNDGRVRKLTLERDLIVVTLELEEIIGTKLETVLGI encoded by the coding sequence ATGCACCCCAGCAAGCGCCCCCCGAATCAGCAGGCGATCAAGGATAAATTGGTTGCCCTGGCACTCAACAACCCGGCCATCCGCATCCGTAACGCTGAAAGGGAAAAGTCAGTTTCGGAATTGAACAAGGCGACCGCCAGCTGGGCCAACTACGTTACCGGTAGCGTCAACCTTAACGAAATTACGCTGAAACTAAAGAACATCGACGACCAGAACCGTACACAGCTCTACTATCCCCTTTGGAACGTAGGTGTGATGGTCCCCCTCGGCAGCCTGTTCACCAAAGGCAGCGACGTGAAAATCGCCCGCCGCAATATTGATATCGCCACCGAAAACCAGGAACTCGCCAAGCGCCAGATCACTGCCATCGTTCTTACCAAATACCAGGATTACCTCACCACCAAAGCGCAACTCGCCATGCAGGAGGAAATCTCCGACGAAGACCAGGCCGCTTTTGACCAGGCCGAAGCGAAACTCGCCGCAGGTGGTATCACCTTCGAACAATACAGCAATATTGCCAAAAAATACAACGATGGCCGCGTGCGTAAACTCACGCTCGAAAGAGACCTCATCGTGGTAACCCTTGAACTCGAAGAGATCATCGGTACAAAGCTCGAGACCGTTCTCGGTATATAA
- a CDS encoding acyltransferase, translating into MTQALTGSAKGNRLAWIDYARGIAIILVLYRHIFEGITRSGVDAAEYQWLENANIIFYSFRMPLFFILSGIFIAKSLAKRDLGGLIRNKFSILLYPYLLWSFIQITIQFALSGYVNADRSWADYGYVFLYPRRIDQFWYLYALFNVTVLYIIARERLKMKVGAQLALGAVLYMLSSYVSVHKIDLGFLYDICHYYVFFAIGELVADKMLDQTKYPLYSSWKVFLVMLPVFVIGQWYFLQANLEHGSTLYVEEYQPILFAVIALTGCASMLSLSFLLQRYDALKPLKIAGYHSLYIYVSHVLVASAARMVLVKIFGVTSVPVLLAICLPLAVVVPILLYKFAMRIGAWWLYSLERPALKPAASLKMK; encoded by the coding sequence ATGACGCAGGCATTGACGGGTTCGGCGAAAGGCAACCGGCTGGCATGGATCGACTATGCCCGCGGGATCGCCATCATCCTGGTGCTGTACCGCCACATCTTCGAAGGGATTACCCGTTCGGGCGTGGACGCGGCGGAGTACCAGTGGCTGGAGAATGCCAATATTATTTTCTATAGCTTCCGGATGCCGCTGTTCTTCATCCTTTCAGGTATATTTATTGCCAAAAGCCTGGCCAAGCGCGATCTTGGCGGGTTAATCCGAAATAAATTCAGCATCCTGCTTTATCCCTACCTCCTCTGGTCCTTTATCCAGATTACCATCCAGTTTGCGTTGAGTGGCTATGTAAATGCCGACCGGAGCTGGGCAGATTATGGTTATGTGTTTCTATACCCGCGCCGTATCGACCAGTTCTGGTACCTCTACGCCCTCTTCAACGTGACGGTGTTATACATCATCGCGCGGGAGCGGCTGAAGATGAAGGTGGGCGCGCAACTGGCACTGGGTGCCGTGTTGTATATGCTGAGCAGCTATGTTTCCGTGCATAAAATCGATCTCGGTTTCCTGTACGACATCTGCCACTATTATGTATTCTTCGCCATTGGCGAACTGGTGGCGGATAAGATGCTGGACCAGACGAAATATCCACTTTACAGTTCCTGGAAGGTGTTCCTGGTGATGTTGCCGGTGTTTGTGATCGGGCAATGGTACTTTTTGCAGGCCAACCTGGAACATGGCAGTACGCTGTACGTGGAAGAATACCAGCCCATCCTGTTTGCGGTGATCGCATTGACAGGTTGCGCATCCATGCTGAGTCTTTCGTTTTTGCTGCAGCGTTACGACGCGCTGAAGCCGTTGAAGATCGCGGGATATCATTCCCTGTACATTTATGTTTCGCACGTGCTCGTGGCCTCTGCCGCGAGGATGGTGCTGGTAAAAATATTCGGCGTCACCAGTGTTCCTGTGCTGCTGGCGATATGCCTCCCGCTCGCGGTGGTGGTTCCCATCCTGCTGTACAAATTCGCTATGCGCATCGGCGCCTGGTGGTTGTACAGCCTGGAAAGACCCGCCCTTAAGCCTGCGGCTAGTTTAAAAATGAAGTAA
- a CDS encoding acyltransferase — translation MKVYFKNLDAIRFIAALLVILHHGQYFKAEQGVSSWSWMDYMLKDTGRMGVNLFFVLSGFLISYLLFKENKEKGHISFKNFYIRRMLRIWPLYLAYGIGMIVLAPWVFAKLGIETGIGLETTVVNLIFLLLFAVNIQLAFFPYNKGIVEITWSVCIEEQFYLVWPLLVAAFRNSLKTLFVVLLSIGFLSKALCLILPHFFPVTSLQLFGINYVLLFDKLELFGTGMFAAWLLFNKDRFPRFFENAFKPGVQWIMLAITALVVFSVAQIPVLSKYYFDHFIHAFLFGYLMLMAVSPNSIMHLEQPIMKSMGKVSYGIYLFHTPVCQLVMILFLKMFGKVPGIFTWELMYPLTCVAVTCGIAYLSYECFEKYFLRIKSRYAVVQTRI, via the coding sequence ATGAAAGTATATTTTAAAAACCTCGATGCTATCCGATTTATCGCCGCGCTGCTGGTGATACTTCACCACGGCCAGTATTTCAAGGCGGAACAGGGTGTTTCGTCGTGGAGCTGGATGGATTATATGTTGAAAGATACAGGGCGCATGGGCGTGAATCTCTTTTTCGTGCTCAGTGGTTTCCTGATCAGCTATCTTCTGTTCAAGGAAAACAAGGAGAAAGGACATATCAGTTTCAAGAACTTCTACATCCGCCGCATGCTCCGCATCTGGCCCTTGTACCTGGCCTACGGTATCGGCATGATCGTGCTGGCGCCCTGGGTGTTCGCGAAGCTGGGTATAGAAACGGGCATCGGCCTGGAAACAACGGTCGTCAACCTGATATTCCTGCTCCTGTTCGCGGTGAACATCCAGCTGGCGTTTTTCCCTTATAACAAAGGAATCGTTGAAATCACATGGTCTGTCTGTATCGAGGAGCAATTCTACCTTGTTTGGCCCTTACTGGTGGCCGCTTTCCGCAACAGTCTCAAAACGCTGTTCGTGGTGCTGCTGTCCATCGGTTTCCTCAGCAAAGCCCTCTGCCTGATACTCCCCCACTTTTTCCCGGTAACCTCCCTGCAATTGTTCGGCATCAACTACGTGTTGCTGTTCGACAAGCTGGAACTCTTCGGGACGGGGATGTTCGCGGCCTGGCTGCTGTTCAATAAAGACCGGTTCCCCCGGTTCTTTGAAAACGCCTTCAAACCCGGCGTTCAATGGATCATGCTGGCCATTACGGCTCTCGTCGTGTTCAGCGTGGCCCAGATTCCTGTGCTCAGTAAATATTATTTCGACCACTTCATTCACGCTTTCCTCTTCGGCTACCTCATGCTCATGGCTGTTTCTCCCAACAGCATCATGCACCTGGAGCAACCCATCATGAAATCGATGGGGAAAGTCAGCTACGGCATTTACCTGTTCCATACACCCGTGTGCCAACTCGTTATGATATTGTTCCTCAAGATGTTCGGTAAAGTTCCCGGCATCTTCACCTGGGAGCTGATGTATCCGCTCACCTGCGTGGCAGTCACCTGCGGGATCGCCTATCTGTCGTATGAATGCTTCGAAAAATATTTCCTCCGGATCAAATCGCGGTACGCGGTGGTCCAGACACGCATATAA
- a CDS encoding Wzz/FepE/Etk N-terminal domain-containing protein, producing the protein MDLIYLLKALLRRKWLIMICTLLAIVGAFVLTLNQEKLYKSVAQIATGFTSNDQVKLKDESFNIYEIDSKFGNVIEALKSPRVLGMTGYNMLLHDLQNPGKEFRQLTPEDLKSEVYRNTDKEKAIRILTQKYNEEKLLSSYVPEERQIIELLKLYKYDLETFRYVLYANRVARTDYIDIQYRSTSPEMSAYFVNQIVAEFLRNYESSRNVQTAQNIETLQKLVDQKKAELDEKIGNIKTMGTMDVSVESSSKLEQVSNFETRLADERNLLNTANLSMQQVQNRLAEIDQSNSAAAASGNSANTELANLRKQMNDAYNDYQAKGGNNTELYNKYMAKKTEYKNKLMAMASVSSGPAGGVTKADLLQKKSDLELQIKSSQQNISAYEDKVRQLNSSIGAAASRNANNLALQKEVELAQSEYEAVKTRYDGALNSRIAPMDNFRQVLFGQPAVEPEPSKRLIILALSGMSMFVFCCISIIFMEYIDLSIKTPTQFQKVTDLRLMGVVNRVNMKRMTFENIFTDEELPAQSSVFRELLRKLRYEVGNSGKKVFLFTSPRPGEGKSTIIKALAHSLSLSHKKVLIIDTNFPHNTLTQEFEAKPLLEDFVLGDGQDFKKKLDELISPTGIENVDVIGCKGGQYTPAEVLRPGNLLDHMDALRGYYDFIFLEGAQLNERSDSKELLKYADTIVAVVSARSSIKQTDKETIEYLSSLNGNFTGVVLNQVEQQNIDI; encoded by the coding sequence ATGGACCTGATTTATCTGCTGAAAGCATTGTTGAGAAGGAAGTGGCTGATTATGATCTGCACACTGCTGGCGATCGTTGGGGCTTTCGTGTTAACCCTGAACCAGGAAAAATTGTACAAGTCGGTTGCCCAGATCGCGACTGGTTTTACCAGCAATGACCAGGTGAAACTGAAAGATGAAAGTTTCAACATTTACGAGATCGATTCCAAGTTCGGTAACGTGATCGAGGCGCTGAAATCGCCACGGGTATTGGGTATGACCGGTTACAACATGCTCCTGCACGATCTGCAGAACCCCGGCAAGGAATTCCGCCAACTGACGCCGGAAGACCTGAAAAGCGAGGTGTACCGGAACACTGACAAAGAGAAAGCCATTAGGATCCTCACCCAGAAGTACAACGAGGAGAAGCTCCTCAGTTCCTACGTTCCCGAAGAACGCCAGATCATCGAACTGCTGAAGCTTTATAAATATGACCTCGAAACGTTCCGCTATGTGCTGTACGCCAACCGCGTGGCACGTACCGATTATATCGACATCCAGTACCGTTCGACCAGTCCTGAGATGTCTGCCTATTTCGTGAACCAGATCGTGGCGGAATTTCTCCGGAACTACGAATCTTCCCGCAATGTGCAGACTGCCCAGAACATCGAAACGTTACAGAAGCTCGTTGACCAGAAGAAAGCCGAACTCGACGAGAAAATCGGTAACATCAAGACCATGGGCACCATGGACGTTTCGGTGGAAAGCTCCAGCAAGCTCGAACAGGTGAGCAATTTCGAAACCCGTCTGGCTGATGAGCGCAACCTGCTCAATACCGCCAATCTTTCCATGCAGCAGGTGCAAAACCGGTTGGCAGAGATAGATCAGAGTAACAGCGCGGCAGCGGCCAGCGGCAATAGTGCCAACACGGAGCTCGCGAACCTGCGCAAGCAAATGAACGACGCTTATAATGACTACCAGGCCAAAGGCGGCAACAACACCGAGCTGTATAATAAATACATGGCCAAGAAAACGGAATACAAAAACAAGCTGATGGCCATGGCGTCGGTATCCTCCGGCCCTGCCGGCGGTGTAACCAAAGCCGATCTCTTACAGAAGAAAAGCGACCTGGAGCTCCAGATTAAAAGTTCGCAGCAGAATATTTCAGCCTACGAAGACAAGGTACGCCAGCTGAACTCCAGCATCGGCGCGGCCGCTTCGCGCAATGCCAATAACCTCGCGTTGCAGAAGGAAGTGGAACTTGCGCAATCGGAATACGAAGCAGTGAAAACGCGGTACGACGGTGCGCTCAACAGCCGCATCGCGCCGATGGATAACTTCCGCCAGGTATTGTTCGGGCAACCCGCCGTGGAACCCGAGCCCAGTAAGCGGCTGATTATCCTCGCCTTGTCGGGGATGTCGATGTTCGTGTTCTGCTGTATTTCCATCATTTTCATGGAATATATCGATCTGTCTATAAAAACCCCTACCCAGTTCCAGAAAGTGACGGACCTGCGCCTGATGGGCGTAGTGAACCGCGTGAACATGAAGCGCATGACATTCGAGAACATTTTCACGGACGAGGAATTACCGGCGCAAAGCAGTGTATTCCGCGAGTTGCTCCGGAAACTGCGTTATGAAGTGGGAAACAGCGGGAAGAAGGTGTTTTTGTTTACCAGTCCTCGCCCGGGCGAAGGTAAATCCACCATCATCAAAGCCCTTGCCCATAGCCTGAGCCTGAGCCATAAAAAGGTGCTGATCATCGATACCAATTTCCCGCATAACACGCTCACGCAGGAATTTGAGGCGAAACCGCTGCTGGAGGATTTTGTGTTGGGCGACGGGCAAGACTTTAAGAAGAAACTCGACGAGTTGATTTCGCCCACGGGCATCGAAAATGTGGACGTGATCGGCTGCAAGGGCGGTCAGTATACACCGGCGGAAGTGCTGCGGCCCGGTAACCTGCTCGACCATATGGATGCGCTGCGCGGTTACTATGACTTCATCTTCCTGGAAGGCGCACAATTGAACGAGCGCTCAGACAGTAAAGAATTGCTGAAGTACGCTGATACCATTGTCGCAGTGGTATCAGCCCGGTCGAGCATCAAGCAAACCGACAAGGAAACGATCGAATACCTGTCATCGCTGAACGGTAATTTCACCGGCGTGGTGCTGAACCAGGTAGAACAACAAAACATCGATATCTGA
- a CDS encoding glycosyltransferase → MIRNRDIIIVGLQPWDIEIGSNCKNIAAVMARTNRVLYVNRALDRISAIRDRNDAKTRTRKSSIAGQASDLQLIAPNLWTLDPRTILESINWIPFAGLFDRLNRINNKRMANAINDAAARLGFSDPLLFIDNDFFRAFYLPEMISGVSGTIYYIRDNLTSQPYFQRHGLRLEPQLMAKSTVVVANSAWLASYGRKHNPASFDIGQGCDFSWLDNVGPEAPSLLKENGKPVIGYVGALIASRLDIGLMEDIAARRPDWQFLLVGPEDEAFRQSPLHTMPNVLFTGNRPSSELPSWIQSFDVCINPQLVNPMTIGNYPRKIDEYLAFGKPVAATATEAMEMFASYVYLCKGAGEYIDAIAKGLREHDETLRERRKAFALSHTWENSLAALEAALTSVSTQPKTVQHG, encoded by the coding sequence ATGATCCGCAACAGAGATATCATCATTGTAGGATTGCAGCCCTGGGACATCGAGATCGGGAGCAACTGCAAAAACATCGCCGCGGTGATGGCGCGCACGAACAGGGTATTATACGTCAACCGCGCGCTTGACCGCATTTCCGCGATCCGCGACCGGAACGACGCCAAAACCCGCACTCGGAAAAGCAGCATCGCCGGCCAGGCCAGCGACCTGCAGCTCATCGCGCCCAACCTCTGGACCCTCGATCCCCGCACGATCCTCGAGTCTATCAACTGGATCCCCTTCGCCGGGCTCTTCGACCGTCTCAACCGCATCAACAACAAGAGAATGGCCAACGCCATCAACGACGCCGCGGCACGCCTTGGGTTCAGCGATCCTCTCCTGTTCATCGACAACGATTTCTTCCGAGCCTTTTACCTGCCAGAGATGATCAGCGGCGTATCAGGCACCATTTATTATATCCGCGACAATCTCACCAGCCAGCCCTACTTCCAGCGGCATGGCCTGCGCCTCGAGCCTCAGCTCATGGCCAAATCCACCGTGGTAGTGGCCAATTCCGCATGGCTTGCGTCTTACGGCCGGAAACATAACCCGGCTTCGTTCGACATCGGGCAGGGCTGCGACTTCAGCTGGCTCGACAACGTTGGCCCGGAAGCGCCATCCCTGCTGAAAGAAAATGGCAAACCCGTGATCGGGTACGTGGGCGCGCTGATCGCTTCGCGGCTGGATATCGGGTTAATGGAGGATATCGCCGCCCGGAGGCCCGACTGGCAATTCCTGCTCGTGGGCCCGGAAGACGAAGCCTTCCGCCAAAGCCCCCTGCATACCATGCCCAACGTCTTGTTCACCGGCAACCGCCCGTCTTCGGAACTGCCTTCCTGGATCCAGTCGTTCGACGTCTGCATCAATCCGCAGCTCGTGAATCCCATGACCATCGGCAACTATCCCCGCAAGATCGACGAGTACCTGGCGTTTGGCAAGCCTGTTGCCGCCACGGCCACGGAAGCCATGGAGATGTTCGCTTCGTATGTATATCTGTGCAAAGGCGCAGGGGAATACATCGATGCCATCGCCAAAGGGCTGCGCGAGCACGACGAAACATTGCGGGAGCGCAGGAAAGCTTTCGCGTTGTCGCACACCTGGGAAAACTCGCTGGCTGCGCTGGAAGCCGCGCTGACATCCGTTTCAACTCAACCTAAAACAGTACAACATGGCTGA
- a CDS encoding oligosaccharide flippase family protein, whose amino-acid sequence MGSILVLTRFLTKEQMGVWNLFLLITSIIEMCRQSLVKNAVIKYINNHPADTHHHIEGAAMGLNVVITLLTATTLALGIVPLSGVLQAPDLSVVVWLFLPGLLLLIPFSHFEWMQNANADFRGIFWAYSCRQGTAFLLIVAHLVWMGPIGLVDLVIYFNAGIVAGTLTGWFFARKFLSGKVKFHAEWMGKLWQFGRFVFATNMSSSIFRNTDQFIVASLISTPAVAMYGVCLRISNLVDMPSQVLGDILFPKSAKMMEGGNIAGVRYYYEKAVGSILAIAVPVSLGILLLPRLVIGIIAGQDYLEAATLLQLTILYGLFLPFIKQFGTIMDSIGKPKMNFYVITITALLNIPVCYLFTRAFGLHGAAYGMMTSYFVCFLITQIYLRKTLGTDFLRTLGYAVKFYPEMYQVFRQRFILKSQPK is encoded by the coding sequence ATCGGCAGCATCCTGGTGCTGACCCGGTTCCTGACCAAGGAGCAAATGGGTGTATGGAATCTTTTCCTGCTGATCACGAGCATCATTGAAATGTGCCGGCAGTCGCTGGTGAAGAATGCCGTGATCAAATATATCAACAACCACCCTGCTGATACGCATCATCATATCGAAGGTGCGGCGATGGGGCTGAATGTGGTGATCACCCTGCTGACGGCCACCACCCTGGCTTTGGGGATCGTGCCGCTGTCGGGTGTTTTGCAGGCGCCCGACCTGTCGGTGGTAGTGTGGCTCTTCCTCCCGGGGTTGCTGCTGCTCATTCCGTTCTCCCATTTTGAATGGATGCAGAATGCCAATGCCGATTTCAGGGGAATTTTCTGGGCGTATTCCTGCCGCCAGGGTACGGCTTTCCTGCTCATCGTGGCGCACCTGGTATGGATGGGGCCCATCGGGCTGGTGGACCTCGTGATTTATTTCAACGCCGGCATCGTAGCTGGTACGCTGACGGGATGGTTTTTTGCCCGGAAGTTCCTGTCCGGAAAAGTGAAATTCCATGCGGAATGGATGGGGAAACTCTGGCAGTTCGGCCGTTTCGTTTTCGCCACAAACATGAGCTCCAGCATTTTCAGGAATACCGATCAGTTCATTGTAGCCTCGCTCATCTCCACCCCCGCCGTGGCCATGTACGGCGTATGTCTGCGGATTTCCAACCTGGTAGACATGCCTTCGCAGGTGCTCGGCGATATCCTTTTCCCCAAAAGTGCGAAAATGATGGAAGGCGGAAATATCGCCGGCGTCCGTTATTATTATGAAAAGGCGGTGGGCTCGATCCTGGCGATCGCCGTCCCGGTGAGCCTTGGTATCCTGCTGTTGCCCCGCCTCGTTATTGGCATTATCGCCGGTCAGGATTACCTGGAAGCTGCTACGCTGCTGCAACTGACCATCCTTTATGGATTGTTCCTGCCTTTCATTAAGCAGTTCGGCACCATCATGGATTCCATCGGCAAACCCAAAATGAATTTCTACGTCATCACCATCACCGCTTTGCTCAATATTCCCGTTTGTTACCTATTCACCCGCGCGTTTGGCTTGCATGGTGCGGCATATGGCATGATGACCTCCTACTTCGTTTGTTTCCTGATCACGCAAATATACCTGCGTAAGACATTAGGCACCGATTTCCTGCGGACGCTCGGCTACGCTGTGAAATTCTACCCGGAAATGTACCAGGTGTTCCGCCAACGTTTCATCCTAAAATCCCAACCCAAATGA